A region from the Cystobacter ferrugineus genome encodes:
- a CDS encoding RNA polymerase sigma factor, with protein sequence MPPPVPLLSASRPPDGSVVVRAATSADALGDEELVRRILAGDSWAEELLYRRYVRSIWGMVLRLLRNSPDAEDVVQDTFATAFRELPRLRDAGALRGWLLRIAVRHVHRRLRGRRLRRFLGLEQNEADEVTLESIAAEGLGVEARAELAMIDRVLARVPSEQRIAWLLRHVEGESLEEVARACACSLATVKRRIAAVDARLQSHVQAGEVSDV encoded by the coding sequence ATGCCCCCTCCGGTTCCCCTGCTCAGCGCATCCCGTCCACCCGATGGCTCGGTCGTGGTGCGCGCCGCCACCAGCGCCGACGCGCTCGGCGACGAGGAACTCGTGCGACGAATCCTCGCGGGGGATTCCTGGGCCGAGGAGCTGCTCTACCGCCGCTACGTGCGCTCCATCTGGGGCATGGTGCTCCGGCTCCTGCGCAACTCGCCGGATGCCGAGGACGTGGTGCAGGACACCTTCGCCACGGCCTTCCGCGAGCTGCCGCGGCTGCGTGATGCGGGCGCGCTCCGGGGGTGGTTGCTGCGGATCGCCGTGCGGCACGTGCATCGCCGACTGCGCGGTCGCCGGCTGCGCCGGTTCCTGGGCCTGGAGCAGAACGAGGCCGACGAGGTCACCCTGGAGTCCATCGCGGCCGAGGGACTCGGCGTGGAGGCTCGCGCGGAGCTGGCGATGATCGACCGCGTGCTGGCGCGAGTTCCCTCCGAGCAACGCATTGCCTGGCTCCTGCGCCATGTGGAGGGAGAGTCCCTCGAAGAGGTGGCGCGCGCGTGTGCCTGCTCGCTCGCCACCGTGAAACGGCGCATCGCGGCGGTCGATGCGCGGCTCCAGTCGCATGTGCAGGCCGGGGAGGTGAGCGATGTCTGA
- a CDS encoding ExbD/TolR family protein, which yields MGMNVGGGPGGIKSEINVTPLVDVVLVLLIIFMVVMPEMQKSKNVSLPKAENVTQEDRGKPLILSVTPDKKMYVEDEHCPDVPALQARLREGLSGQPSRRILLKADQTLDFGAVREVMELARAAGAKGVAVAVVQSKRP from the coding sequence ATGGGAATGAATGTCGGCGGTGGCCCGGGCGGCATCAAGAGCGAAATCAATGTCACCCCGCTCGTGGACGTGGTGCTCGTGCTGCTCATCATCTTCATGGTGGTGATGCCCGAGATGCAGAAGAGCAAGAACGTGTCGCTGCCCAAGGCCGAGAACGTCACGCAGGAGGATCGGGGGAAGCCTCTCATCCTCTCGGTCACGCCGGACAAGAAGATGTACGTCGAGGACGAGCACTGCCCGGATGTCCCAGCGCTCCAGGCCCGGCTCCGTGAGGGCCTGAGCGGGCAGCCCTCCCGCCGCATCCTCCTCAAGGCGGACCAGACGCTGGACTTCGGGGCCGTGCGCGAGGTGATGGAACTGGCCCGCGCCGCCGGAGCGAAGGGCGTGGCCGTCGCCGTGGTGCAGTCGAAGAGGCCCTGA
- a CDS encoding quinone oxidoreductase family protein, whose product MKAIRYHHIGGPEVLRLEDVPEPELGPGEVRLQVHAAGVNFADTERRRGLYDTKVPLPRILGSEAAGVVRAVGPGVDEALLGRRVVTLTTSCYAEFVKAPASGLVALPDNVSFEVAAAVPVQGLTAYHLLNTVARVQQGQSVLVHAAAGGVGVLAVQLAKALGARVFGTVSSEAKARLVRELGADEVIRYDREDVVAEVHRRTGGGGVDLVLDAVGASTWGASLRVLAPFGHLVSYGSASGPPPAVDVEALYEKSLKVSAYWLHTPHPPGSHHRALESLIRDVADGRLRILIGLKLPLAEATEAHRRLEGRETVGKVVLTVAG is encoded by the coding sequence ATGAAAGCGATTCGTTATCACCACATCGGGGGCCCCGAGGTGCTGCGGCTCGAGGACGTGCCGGAGCCCGAATTGGGGCCAGGGGAGGTCCGGCTCCAGGTCCACGCGGCCGGCGTGAACTTCGCGGACACGGAACGACGCCGAGGGCTCTATGACACGAAGGTTCCCCTGCCACGGATCCTCGGGAGTGAGGCCGCCGGAGTGGTCCGTGCGGTGGGGCCAGGGGTGGATGAGGCACTCCTGGGGCGGCGGGTCGTCACGCTGACGACGAGCTGCTACGCCGAGTTCGTGAAGGCCCCCGCGAGTGGCCTCGTCGCCCTGCCAGACAACGTGTCCTTCGAGGTGGCCGCCGCGGTGCCGGTGCAGGGCTTGACGGCGTACCATCTGCTGAACACGGTGGCCCGGGTGCAACAGGGCCAGTCCGTGCTCGTCCATGCGGCGGCGGGAGGCGTCGGGGTGCTGGCGGTGCAACTCGCCAAGGCCCTGGGCGCGCGTGTCTTCGGCACGGTCTCGAGTGAGGCCAAGGCCCGGCTCGTGCGGGAACTGGGCGCCGACGAGGTCATCCGCTACGACCGCGAGGATGTGGTGGCCGAGGTCCATCGGCGCACGGGCGGTGGGGGGGTGGACCTCGTGCTGGACGCGGTGGGCGCGAGCACATGGGGGGCGAGCCTCCGGGTGCTGGCTCCCTTCGGACATCTGGTGAGCTATGGCTCGGCGAGTGGCCCGCCCCCCGCCGTGGACGTGGAGGCCCTTTATGAGAAGTCATTGAAGGTGAGCGCGTACTGGCTGCACACGCCGCATCCTCCGGGGTCGCATCACCGGGCCCTCGAATCGCTCATCCGCGACGTCGCGGACGGGAGGCTTCGGATCCTCATTGGCCTGAAGCTGCCGCTGGCCGAGGCGACTGAGGCCCACCGGCGGCTGGAGGGCCGGGAGACGGTGGGCAAGGTGGTGCTGACCGTGGCGGGGTAG
- a CDS encoding FecR domain-containing protein — MSEPRTPLKARLRDPVGEQDIQRAWRGIRAKRALAETGSSRWTVGWLAGGALAMCLLLLFAGILPRPTLGYGETQALRAESGAPLEILSGAAEGPRDVRLTDGSRITLEPGAEAEVLENTGRSFVTLLRRGRTRFEVRPGGPRRWSVECSLATVEVVGTAFTVTRTEHRVLVEVHKGIVLVRGERVPERVRRLTAGQSLELSDEPAPVSTPTPEPKLAPEPPVVAPPIPRAPPVASAESWRVAARRGDHALAYARLGEAGLRREARRAENIETLLALADVARQSGHPLQAAELLEQASREHEGEPWGGLAAFTLGRLELETLGRPSRAAEAFARVIKQGEPRGLQEDAHARLVQALSQAGAWEQAREAATRYEQLYPEGYRLQDVRRWATGP, encoded by the coding sequence ATGTCTGAGCCCCGAACACCCTTGAAGGCGCGCCTGCGAGATCCCGTCGGCGAGCAGGACATCCAGCGTGCCTGGCGTGGCATCCGGGCGAAGCGCGCGCTCGCGGAGACAGGCAGCTCGCGCTGGACGGTGGGGTGGCTCGCCGGCGGAGCGCTGGCCATGTGCCTGCTCTTGCTGTTCGCGGGCATCCTTCCGCGTCCCACGCTCGGGTATGGCGAGACCCAGGCGCTGCGCGCGGAGAGCGGCGCACCCCTGGAGATCCTCTCGGGAGCGGCGGAGGGGCCTCGCGACGTGCGGCTCACGGATGGCTCGCGCATCACGCTCGAGCCCGGCGCGGAGGCCGAGGTGCTGGAGAACACGGGCCGCTCCTTCGTCACGCTCCTGCGGCGGGGAAGGACCCGCTTCGAGGTCCGCCCGGGAGGTCCACGCCGGTGGTCGGTGGAGTGCAGCCTGGCCACGGTCGAGGTGGTGGGGACGGCCTTCACGGTGACGCGCACGGAGCACCGGGTCCTGGTGGAAGTCCACAAGGGAATCGTGCTCGTGCGCGGCGAGCGCGTCCCCGAGCGCGTCCGGCGTCTCACGGCGGGCCAGTCCCTCGAGCTCTCGGATGAGCCAGCACCCGTTTCCACTCCCACCCCCGAGCCCAAGCTCGCGCCGGAGCCACCCGTCGTAGCGCCCCCCATCCCTCGAGCTCCACCCGTTGCCTCCGCCGAGAGCTGGCGGGTGGCCGCCAGGCGAGGCGATCACGCCTTGGCGTACGCGCGGCTGGGTGAGGCGGGGCTGCGGCGCGAGGCCCGGCGAGCCGAGAACATCGAGACGCTCCTGGCACTGGCGGATGTGGCTCGCCAGTCGGGGCATCCCCTCCAGGCGGCCGAATTGCTGGAGCAGGCCTCGCGGGAGCACGAGGGCGAGCCCTGGGGCGGTCTGGCCGCGTTCACGCTCGGCAGGCTGGAACTGGAGACGCTCGGGCGGCCCTCTCGCGCCGCCGAGGCCTTCGCCCGGGTGATCAAGCAGGGTGAGCCTCGTGGGCTCCAAGAGGACGCTCATGCCCGGCTCGTCCAGGCCCTCTCCCAGGCTGGCGCGTGGGAGCAGGCACGCGAGGCGGCCACCCGCTACGAGCAGCTCTACCCCGAGGGCTATCGGCTCCAGGACGTGCGTCGATGGGCGACGGGCCCGTAG